atgtctgtggtaaatcattctctgataataGAGCTTTGATCTCACACCAACGTGTTCATACGAaggaaaagccatatcactgtgatatctgtggtaaatcattctctgaatgtAGTAATCTAactgcacacaaacgtattcatacaggagag
This genomic stretch from Octopus bimaculoides isolate UCB-OBI-ISO-001 unplaced genomic scaffold, ASM119413v2 Scaffold_52711, whole genome shotgun sequence harbors:
- the LOC128251421 gene encoding zinc finger protein 883-like, producing KPYHCDICGKSFSQNRDLTRHKHNHTGGKPYHCDVCGKSFSDNRALISHQRVHTKEKPYHCDICGKSFSECSNLTAHKRIHTGEKPYH